A window from Sus scrofa isolate TJ Tabasco breed Duroc chromosome 2, Sscrofa11.1, whole genome shotgun sequence encodes these proteins:
- the SPATA24 gene encoding spermatogenesis-associated protein 24 isoform X1, translating to MATPLGWSQGGSGSVCLAFDQLRDVIESQEELIHQLRNVMVLQDENFVSKEEFQAVEKKLVEEKAAHAKTKVLLAKEEEKLQFALGEVEVLSKQLEKEKLAFEKALSSVKSRALQESSKKDQLITKCNGITCLTSGSRSSRRTTWPRCWTRSIREPQGRVRPGATSVPGKNKMVVAFPLSGCNAQPLPSLLWGSPS from the exons ATGGCGACGCCCCTCGGGTGGTCGCAGGGGGGGTCAGGATCGGTGTGTCTCGCCTTCGATCAACTGCGGGACGTGATTGAGTCTCAGGAGGAACTGATCCACCAGCTGAGAAACGTG ATGGTTCTCCAGGACGAAAATTTTGTCAGTAAAGAAGAGTTCCAGGCAGTGGAAAAAAAGCTGGTG GAAGAGAAAGCTGCCCATGCCAAGACCAAGGTCCTCCTGGCCAAGGAAGAGGAGAAGCTGCAGTTTGCCCTCGGAGAGGTAGAGGTGCTGTCCAAACAGCTGGAGAAAGAGAAGCTGGCCTTTGAAAAGGC GCTCTCCAGTGTCAAGAGCAGAGCCCTGCAGGAGTCCAGCAAGAAGGACCAGCTCATCACCAAGTGCAATG GAATCACATGTCTGACTTCCGGATCCAGAAGCAGCAGGAGAACTACATGGCCCAGGTGCTGGACCAGAAGCATAAGAGAGCCTCAGGGACGCGTCAGGCCCGGAGCCACCAGCGTcccagggaaaaataaaatggttgtcGCCTTCCCGTTATCTGGCTGTAATGCCCAACCTCTGCCTTCTCTGCTGTGGGGGTCCCCGTCCTGA
- the SPATA24 gene encoding spermatogenesis-associated protein 24, producing MATPLGWSQGGSGSVCLAFDQLRDVIESQEELIHQLRNVMVLQDENFVSKEEFQAVEKKLVEEKAAHAKTKVLLAKEEEKLQFALGEVEVLSKQLEKEKLAFEKALSSVKSRALQESSKKDQLITKCNEIESHIIKQEDILNGKENEIKELQQVISQQKEIFRNHMSDFRIQKQQENYMAQVLDQKHKRASGTRQARSHQRPREK from the exons ATGGCGACGCCCCTCGGGTGGTCGCAGGGGGGGTCAGGATCGGTGTGTCTCGCCTTCGATCAACTGCGGGACGTGATTGAGTCTCAGGAGGAACTGATCCACCAGCTGAGAAACGTG ATGGTTCTCCAGGACGAAAATTTTGTCAGTAAAGAAGAGTTCCAGGCAGTGGAAAAAAAGCTGGTG GAAGAGAAAGCTGCCCATGCCAAGACCAAGGTCCTCCTGGCCAAGGAAGAGGAGAAGCTGCAGTTTGCCCTCGGAGAGGTAGAGGTGCTGTCCAAACAGCTGGAGAAAGAGAAGCTGGCCTTTGAAAAGGC GCTCTCCAGTGTCAAGAGCAGAGCCCTGCAGGAGTCCAGCAAGAAGGACCAGCTCATCACCAAGTGCAATG AAATTGAGTCTCACATTATAAAGCAAGAAGATATACTTAATGGCAAAGAGAATGAGATTAAGGAGTTGCAGCAAGTTATCAGCCAGCAGAAAGAGATCTTCAG GAATCACATGTCTGACTTCCGGATCCAGAAGCAGCAGGAGAACTACATGGCCCAGGTGCTGGACCAGAAGCATAAGAGAGCCTCAGGGACGCGTCAGGCCCGGAGCCACCAGCGTcccagggaaaaataa
- the SPATA24 gene encoding spermatogenesis-associated protein 24 isoform X2, with translation MATPLGWSQGGSGSVCLAFDQLRDVIESQEELIHQLRNVEEKAAHAKTKVLLAKEEEKLQFALGEVEVLSKQLEKEKLAFEKALSSVKSRALQESSKKDQLITKCNEIESHIIKQEDILNGKENEIKELQQVISQQKEIFRNHMSDFRIQKQQENYMAQVLDQKHKRASGTRQARSHQRPREK, from the exons ATGGCGACGCCCCTCGGGTGGTCGCAGGGGGGGTCAGGATCGGTGTGTCTCGCCTTCGATCAACTGCGGGACGTGATTGAGTCTCAGGAGGAACTGATCCACCAGCTGAGAAACGTG GAAGAGAAAGCTGCCCATGCCAAGACCAAGGTCCTCCTGGCCAAGGAAGAGGAGAAGCTGCAGTTTGCCCTCGGAGAGGTAGAGGTGCTGTCCAAACAGCTGGAGAAAGAGAAGCTGGCCTTTGAAAAGGC GCTCTCCAGTGTCAAGAGCAGAGCCCTGCAGGAGTCCAGCAAGAAGGACCAGCTCATCACCAAGTGCAATG AAATTGAGTCTCACATTATAAAGCAAGAAGATATACTTAATGGCAAAGAGAATGAGATTAAGGAGTTGCAGCAAGTTATCAGCCAGCAGAAAGAGATCTTCAG GAATCACATGTCTGACTTCCGGATCCAGAAGCAGCAGGAGAACTACATGGCCCAGGTGCTGGACCAGAAGCATAAGAGAGCCTCAGGGACGCGTCAGGCCCGGAGCCACCAGCGTcccagggaaaaataa